A part of Solenopsis invicta isolate M01_SB chromosome 2, UNIL_Sinv_3.0, whole genome shotgun sequence genomic DNA contains:
- the LOC105199003 gene encoding homeotic protein antennapedia produces the protein MPSFRDDVISGESSNVISNLSNISNMIPHYNQTSLAYRQQQQQVADNQQQHQLLMQQTHQQTPAQQVQPHTAVAVAAPATIEGTQYWYGYSSRAIPATPALHPQHQPSPIPPQFFNHPEMLPGWHYTTQYSPYLQYQPQHLHFQTQSQSQHHQTQELEQHSPSEQRIQQHLSQSHLQHSSPPEQLYQHPSPQQHLQHNSPPQQVCQQHPSPHQLQQNSPPQQICQQLTTSSPQQLQQNSPPNSQQRIQQRLPKHQLQENSSPQFFQQNSPPQYLQSQAPSRDQEYENIYRRRMLKWSIKNMNIDVTIRNQYPSATTRMNGNVDDNMNGSLNGSLNGSMSGSNHSNNSTSPTTPPNFHIASYDDLSCTPRNMNLSSTSGNINLLPTGMNLPSTSREMLSTSRHIPATSRDVPSTRDMPSTSNREIPSTSRRHPLYTQRIQGRRSPYEWMKRPSYQSQPKPGKTRTKDKYRVVYTDYQRLELEKEFHMNHYTTIKRKADLALQLGLTERQIKIWFQNRRAKQRKLAKKQLEQIRERQMRSQDVVAAAANSSVEVVEVAGGMMGYAASGTEMGGMLGGPHVGLMQANESTTSAPLSATPTTSTSLPTSTPLPTSLPTSQLTSQSTTLPMQYPGHSNPM, from the exons ATGCCATCATTTCGTGACGACGTCATCTCTGGAGAATCCTCGAATGTTATCTCGAACCTCAGCAACATCTCAAACATGATACCACATTACAATCAAACGAGCCTTGCATATCGCCAACAGCAGCAACAGGTCGCTGATAACCAACAGCAACATCAACTGTTAATGCAGCAAACGCATCAGCAAACACCGGCGCAACAGGTCCAGCCACATACCGCGGTTGCGGTTGCGGCTCCCGCCACCATTGAAGGAACCCAATACTGGTATGGATATTCATCCAGAGCCATACCCGCGACGCCGGCGTTGCATCCTCAACATCAACCAAGTCCAATTCCTccgcaattttttaatcatcCAGAAATGCTACCCGGATGGCACTACACGACACAATACTCGCCATATCTACAGTATCAACCGCAACATCTGCATTTTCAAACACAATCACAATCGCAGCATCATCAAACGCAAGAACTGGAGCAACATTCACCGTCAGAACAACGCATTCAGCAACATTTGTCACAGTCACATCTGCAGCACAGTTCACCGCCTGAACAACTCTATCAACATCCGTCTCCACAGCAGCATCTTCAACACAATTCGCCGCCCCAACAGGTCTGTCAGCAGCATCCATCACCCCATCAGTTGCAACAAAATTCGCCGCCTCAACAAATTTGTCAGCAACTGACCACTTCGTCGCCACAGCAGCTGCAGCAAAATTCTCCACCAAATTCACAACAGCGCATTCAGCAACGGTTGCCAAAACACCAGTTGCAGGAAAATTCATCGCCGCAGTTCTTCCAACAAAATTCACCGCCACAATATCTCCAGTCACAAGCACCATCGAGGGACCAGGAATATGAAAATATCTACAGACGACGGATGTTGAAATGGAGCATCAAAAACATGAATATCGATGTGACGATCCGCAATCAATACCCATCAGCGACCACAAGAATGAACGGCAATGTAGATGACAATATGAACGGCAGTTTAAATGGTAGTCTGAATGGTAGCATGAGCGGCAGTAATCACAGTAACAATAGTACTTCTCCTACAACACCACCGAATTTCCATATCGCATCGTACGATGACTTGTCCTGTACGCCTCGCAACATGAATCTATCATCGACGTCTGGTAATATAAACCTGCTGCCTACAGGCATGAATCTGCCGTCCACGTCCAGAGAAATGCTGTCTACGTCAAGACATATACCGGCTACATCTAGAGATGTGCCGTCTACGAGAGATATGCCATCCACGTCTAATAGAGAAATACCATCCACCTCAAGACGTCACCCATTATACACACAAAGAATCCAGGGAAGAAGAAGTCCATATGAATGGATGAAAAGACCATCATATCAAAGTCAGCCTAAACCag GAAAGACTCGCACAAAAGACAAATACCGAGTGGTCTACACGGACTATCAAAGACTAGAGCTGGAGAAAGAATTTCATATGAATCACTATACCACTATCAAACGCAAGGCGGACCTCGCTCTTCAACTCGGTCTCACGGAACGTCAG ATAAAGATCTGGTTTCAAAACCGACGGGCGAAGCAGCGGAAGCTGGCGAAAAAGCAGCTAGAGCAAATAAGAGAGCGGCAGATGAGATCGCAAGACGTTGTGGCGGCAGCAGCCAACTCATCGGTGGAGGTGGTGGAGGTGGCTGGTGGAATGATGGGTTATGCTGCCAGCGGAACGGAGATGGGTGGGATGCTGGGCGGACCCCACGTTGGTCTGATGCAGGCCAACGAGAGCACCACCTCCGCGCCGCTTTCAGCGACGCCGACCACGTCGACGTCTCTACCCACGTCCACACCTTTACCCACGTCTCTGCCCACGTCGCAGCTTACGTCGCAGTCCACGACGCTGCCTATGCAATACCCGGGTCATTCTAATCCAATGTAA